The following coding sequences are from one Streptococcus sp. NPS 308 window:
- a CDS encoding metallophosphoesterase family protein has product MTKIAILSDIHGNTTALEAVLADAKKAKVDEYWLLGDILMPGTGRRRILDLLASLPITARVLGNWENSLWLGLHRKLDPTKVSHRYLLRQSQYILEEISPKEIEDLHNQPMQVHRQFGDLTVGITHHLPDKNWGRELIHTGKQEDFDRLATNPHASIAVYGHIHQQLLRYGSDGQLILNPGSIGQPFFLDAKLRKDLRAQYMILEFDESGLSDVDFRRVDYDVEAELLLAKDLKLPYFQVYYESLVNGIHHTHNHELLGKISEQEGYDQDVELWMDREKKDWF; this is encoded by the coding sequence ATGACGAAAATAGCAATTCTTTCAGACATACATGGGAATACGACGGCCCTGGAAGCTGTACTGGCTGATGCTAAAAAGGCAAAGGTAGATGAGTACTGGCTTTTGGGGGATATTCTTATGCCTGGAACGGGACGTAGAAGGATATTGGATCTCTTAGCTAGCTTGCCCATCACTGCAAGAGTACTGGGGAATTGGGAGAATAGTCTCTGGCTAGGCCTACATCGTAAGTTAGATCCTACAAAAGTGAGTCATCGTTATCTCCTGCGCCAAAGTCAGTACATCTTAGAAGAAATTAGCCCTAAAGAAATCGAAGACCTCCACAATCAACCCATGCAAGTTCATCGTCAGTTTGGTGATTTAACGGTGGGAATCACTCACCATCTCCCTGATAAAAACTGGGGTAGAGAGTTGATTCATACGGGAAAACAAGAAGATTTTGATAGATTAGCGACGAACCCACACGCCTCTATCGCAGTATATGGTCATATTCACCAACAGTTGCTTCGTTATGGAAGTGACGGACAGTTGATTCTTAATCCGGGTTCGATTGGGCAACCCTTCTTTTTAGATGCGAAGTTGCGTAAGGACTTGCGGGCTCAGTATATGATCTTAGAGTTTGATGAATCTGGTTTGTCTGATGTTGATTTTCGTCGAGTGGATTATGATGTAGAAGCCGAATTGCTGCTGGCTAAGGATTTAAAGCTCCCCTATTTCCAGGTCTACTATGAAAGTTTGGTAAATGGAATTCACCACACTCATAACCATGAATTGTTGGGGAAGATTAGCGAGCAAGAAGGTTATGATCAAGATGTTGAACTCTGGATGGACAGAGAAAAGAAAGATTGGTTTTAA
- a CDS encoding AAA family ATPase, with the protein MLYMIGGSPCSGKSTIASLLARQYQLLHIKLDDLVEEMMSQASADSQPICLLRKDRNPEQIWMRNPEEMADEEWRFYEEIFPYVKSYLIKNQNRPLLVEGAGLLPHLVKELEYLASSYLCLTPTADFQKKHYIQREWVPYVLEGTTNPEQAFENWMQRDILFAQMVRKEAVRLGYPSLITDGSQSENQTAEEVARLLKLSNKNRINI; encoded by the coding sequence ATGCTTTATATGATTGGCGGATCGCCTTGTAGTGGAAAGTCAACAATTGCCTCACTTCTTGCTAGACAGTATCAACTACTTCATATCAAACTGGATGATTTGGTAGAAGAGATGATGAGTCAAGCAAGTGCAGACTCACAGCCAATTTGCCTTCTTAGGAAGGATAGAAATCCAGAACAAATCTGGATGAGAAATCCAGAAGAGATGGCAGATGAAGAATGGCGTTTTTATGAAGAGATTTTTCCTTATGTAAAATCTTACTTGATAAAAAATCAAAACAGACCTCTCTTGGTGGAGGGGGCAGGACTTTTGCCTCACTTGGTAAAGGAGCTTGAATATCTAGCGTCTTCCTATCTATGCTTAACTCCGACAGCTGATTTTCAAAAAAAGCATTATATACAGAGAGAATGGGTTCCTTATGTCTTAGAGGGTACAACCAACCCTGAGCAAGCTTTTGAAAACTGGATGCAACGAGACATTCTTTTTGCTCAAATGGTTCGTAAGGAAGCGGTGAGATTAGGTTATCCTAGCCTCATAACAGATGGCAGTCAATCAGAAAATCAGACTGCGGAAGAAGTTGCTCGGCTCTTAAAATTGTCCAACAAAAATAGAATAAATATTTAA
- the thrS gene encoding threonine--tRNA ligase: MIKITFPDGAVREFESGVTTFEIAQSISNSLAKKALAGKFNGKLIDTTRAITEDGSIEIVTPDHEDALPILRHSAAHLFAQAARRLFPDIHLGVGPAIEDGFYYDTDNTAGQISNEDLPRIEEEMQKIVKENFPSIREEVSKDEAREIFKNDPYKLELIEEHSEDEGGLTIYRQGEYVDLCRGPHVPSTGRIQIFHLLHVAGAYWRGNSDNAMMQRIYGTAWFDKKDLKNYLQMREEAKERDHRKLGKELDLFMISQEVGQGLPFWLPNGATIRRELERYIVDKELASGYQHVYTPPLASVELYKTSGHWDHYQEDMFPTMDMGDGEEFVLRPMNCPHHIQVFKHHVHSYRELPIRIAEIGMMHRYEKSGALTGLQRVREMSLNDGHLFVTPEQIQEEFQRALQLIIDVYEDFNLTEYRFRLSLRDPQDTHKYFDNDEMWENAQTMLRAALDEMGVDYFEAEGEAAFYGPKLDIQVKTALGKEETLSTIQLDFLLPERFDLKYIGADGEEHRPVMIHRGVISTMERFTAILIENYKGAFPTWLAPHQVTLIPVSNEKHVDYAWEVAKKLRDRGVRADVDERNEKMQFKIRASQTSKIPYQLIVGDKEMEDGTVNVRRYGQKETQTVPVDEFVAVILADIANKSRVEK, from the coding sequence ATGATTAAGATTACTTTCCCAGATGGCGCTGTGCGTGAATTCGAATCTGGCGTTACTACTTTTGAAATTGCCCAATCTATCAGCAATTCCCTAGCTAAAAAAGCCTTGGCTGGTAAATTCAACGGCAAACTCATCGATACGACTCGTGCTATCACTGAGGACGGAAGCATCGAAATTGTGACACCTGATCACGAAGATGCCCTTCCAATCTTGCGCCACTCTGCTGCCCACTTGTTTGCCCAAGCAGCTCGTCGCCTTTTCCCAGACATTCACTTGGGAGTCGGTCCTGCTATCGAAGATGGCTTCTACTACGATACCGACAATACTGCTGGTCAAATCTCTAACGAAGACCTGCCTCGTATCGAAGAAGAAATGCAAAAAATCGTCAAAGAAAACTTCCCATCTATCCGTGAGGAAGTATCGAAAGATGAGGCACGTGAAATCTTCAAAAACGACCCTTATAAATTGGAATTGATCGAAGAACACTCTGAGGACGAGGGTGGTTTGACCATCTACCGTCAGGGTGAATACGTGGACCTCTGCCGTGGACCTCACGTCCCATCAACAGGCCGCATCCAAATCTTCCACCTTCTCCATGTAGCTGGAGCTTACTGGCGTGGAAATAGCGACAATGCTATGATGCAACGGATCTATGGTACAGCCTGGTTCGACAAGAAAGACTTGAAGAACTACCTTCAAATGCGTGAAGAAGCCAAAGAACGTGATCACCGTAAACTTGGTAAAGAGCTTGACCTCTTCATGATTTCTCAAGAGGTTGGTCAAGGGCTTCCATTCTGGTTGCCAAATGGTGCGACTATCCGTCGTGAGTTGGAACGCTACATCGTAGACAAAGAGCTAGCTTCTGGCTACCAACACGTCTACACTCCACCACTTGCTTCTGTTGAGCTTTACAAGACTTCTGGTCACTGGGATCATTACCAAGAGGACATGTTCCCAACTATGGACATGGGGGACGGTGAAGAGTTTGTCCTTCGTCCAATGAACTGCCCACACCACATCCAAGTTTTCAAACACCATGTTCACTCCTACCGTGAGTTGCCAATCCGTATCGCTGAAATCGGGATGATGCACCGTTACGAAAAATCTGGTGCCCTCACTGGTCTTCAACGTGTACGCGAAATGTCTCTTAACGACGGTCACCTCTTTGTGACTCCAGAACAAATCCAAGAAGAATTCCAACGTGCCCTTCAGTTGATTATCGATGTGTATGAAGACTTCAACTTGACTGAATACCGCTTCCGTCTCTCTCTTCGTGACCCTCAAGATACTCACAAGTACTTTGATAACGATGAAATGTGGGAAAATGCCCAAACCATGCTTCGTGCTGCCCTTGATGAGATGGGTGTTGACTACTTTGAAGCTGAAGGCGAAGCAGCCTTCTACGGACCAAAATTGGATATCCAGGTTAAGACTGCCCTTGGTAAAGAAGAAACACTTTCTACTATCCAGCTTGACTTCTTGCTTCCAGAACGCTTCGACCTCAAATACATCGGAGCTGATGGTGAAGAACACCGTCCAGTTATGATTCACCGTGGAGTTATCTCAACTATGGAACGCTTCACAGCTATCTTGATTGAGAACTACAAGGGTGCCTTCCCAACATGGCTTGCACCACACCAAGTAACCCTCATCCCAGTATCTAACGAAAAACACGTGGACTACGCATGGGAAGTGGCTAAGAAACTCCGTGACCGCGGTGTCCGTGCAGATGTCGATGAGCGCAATGAAAAAATGCAGTTCAAGATCCGTGCTTCTCAAACCAGCAAGATTCCTTACCAATTAATCGTCGGAGACAAGGAAATGGAAGACGGAACAGTCAATGTTCGTCGCTATGGCCAAAAAGAAACACAAACTGTCCCCGTAGATGAGTTTGTAGCAGTTATCCTTGCTGATATCGCCAACAAATCACGCGTTGAGAAATAA
- a CDS encoding DUF389 domain-containing protein, producing the protein MTGNYSTREYREKLYDDLHVRLRDIVILMCAIFIASIGLNMNSTAVIIGAMLISPLMTPIVGLGFGLAIFDTRLIKQSLEVLFTQVLVSLLVSTLYFWISPLSYASSELIARTSPTIWDVLIAIAGGIAGVIGSRKKEANNIVPGVAIATALMPPICTAGYGLANGNVRFLFGALYLFLINCVFIMLANIVGTRILMRKSPLSSFKELNIKMKIGLTSLIVLLVLPASYSAVTLTIDQARKEGIKQFVAKEFANHTVINQVYKSRNNELVLTVVGDPISDEELEMIHQKQASYGIQSVQLKVNQVHNSTKLDSEMTKEFYENINKYIDQKLSEKDSQKDLVKENEADKD; encoded by the coding sequence ATGACCGGAAATTATTCAACACGTGAATACCGTGAGAAATTATATGATGATCTTCATGTTCGATTAAGAGATATAGTGATTTTGATGTGTGCGATTTTTATTGCCTCTATAGGTCTAAATATGAATTCAACAGCTGTCATTATTGGAGCCATGCTGATTTCCCCTCTTATGACACCGATTGTTGGACTGGGGTTTGGTTTAGCTATTTTTGATACCCGTTTAATCAAACAATCTCTAGAGGTTTTATTTACTCAAGTATTGGTCAGTTTGCTTGTCTCGACTCTGTATTTCTGGATTTCTCCCTTATCTTATGCAAGTAGCGAGTTGATTGCACGAACCTCTCCGACCATTTGGGACGTTCTCATTGCTATTGCTGGTGGGATAGCAGGTGTCATTGGGTCAAGGAAAAAAGAAGCAAACAATATCGTGCCAGGAGTAGCCATTGCAACAGCTCTGATGCCACCTATCTGTACTGCAGGCTATGGTTTAGCTAATGGAAATGTACGATTTTTATTTGGGGCTCTCTATCTTTTCTTGATCAACTGTGTCTTTATCATGCTAGCCAACATTGTTGGAACAAGAATTTTGATGAGAAAATCTCCCTTAAGTTCATTTAAAGAGCTAAACATTAAAATGAAAATTGGCTTGACATCCTTGATTGTATTATTGGTTCTTCCAGCCAGTTATTCAGCAGTCACTCTGACGATAGATCAAGCGCGAAAAGAAGGAATCAAACAGTTTGTAGCAAAAGAGTTCGCCAATCACACGGTCATTAATCAAGTCTACAAGTCAAGGAACAATGAATTGGTCTTGACGGTTGTTGGAGATCCGATTTCAGACGAAGAATTAGAAATGATACATCAAAAACAAGCCTCTTACGGTATTCAATCTGTTCAATTAAAAGTCAATCAAGTCCATAATTCGACAAAATTAGATAGTGAGATGACCAAGGAATTTTATGAAAACATTAACAAGTATATCGATCAAAAACTCTCTGAAAAAGATTCACAAAAAGATCTCGTAAAAGAAAATGAGGCAGACAAGGATTGA
- a CDS encoding sensor histidine kinase — MLDWKSFFLAYLRSRSRIFVYIFSLGFLVLLFQFLFASLGTYFLYFFLLSSFLTFLFLAWDIFAEAQVYRQEVLYAERDPKSPLECALAEKLEELESELYQKKSEAQSKLTDLLDYYTLWVHQIKTPIAASRLLVAEVSDREVKQQLEQEIFKIDSYTNLVLQYLRLESFHDDLVFEQVQVEDLVKDMVRKYALFFIQKGLTVNLHDLDKIIVTDKKWLLVVIEQILSNSLKYTKEGGLEIYMDGQELCIKDTGIGIKNSDVLRVFERGFSGYNGRLTQQSSGLGLYLSKKISEELGHQIRIESEVGIGTTVRIKFSNRNLMIE; from the coding sequence ATGCTTGATTGGAAATCATTTTTTCTAGCCTATCTGCGTTCTCGCAGTCGCATCTTTGTCTATATTTTTTCATTAGGCTTTCTCGTCCTTCTCTTTCAGTTTTTATTTGCTAGTCTAGGAACTTATTTTCTTTATTTCTTTCTGCTCAGTAGTTTTTTGACCTTCTTATTTTTGGCTTGGGATATATTTGCAGAAGCTCAGGTTTACCGACAGGAAGTTCTCTATGCTGAGAGAGATCCCAAGTCTCCTCTGGAATGTGCCCTAGCAGAAAAACTCGAAGAGCTTGAGTCCGAATTGTACCAAAAAAAGTCTGAAGCGCAGAGCAAGCTGACGGATTTGCTTGATTACTACACCTTGTGGGTTCACCAGATCAAGACGCCCATTGCGGCTAGTCGCCTTTTAGTAGCAGAAGTCTCTGATCGGGAGGTCAAGCAGCAACTGGAACAGGAAATTTTCAAGATTGACTCCTATACCAATCTGGTTTTGCAGTACTTACGTTTAGAGAGTTTTCACGATGATTTGGTCTTTGAACAGGTTCAAGTGGAGGACTTGGTCAAGGATATGGTTCGTAAGTACGCACTTTTCTTTATCCAAAAGGGACTGACGGTCAATCTCCATGACCTTGACAAAATTATCGTGACCGATAAGAAGTGGCTGTTGGTCGTCATTGAACAAATCCTTTCAAACAGCCTCAAGTACACCAAGGAAGGTGGGCTCGAGATTTATATGGATGGTCAGGAGCTCTGCATCAAGGATACGGGGATTGGGATTAAAAACAGTGATGTGCTCCGAGTCTTTGAACGTGGTTTTTCAGGCTACAATGGCCGTTTGACCCAGCAATCATCTGGACTTGGCCTCTATCTATCTAAGAAAATTTCTGAAGAACTGGGCCACCAGATTCGTATCGAGTCTGAGGTTGGGATAGGAACAACCGTACGCATCAAGTTTTCCAATAGGAATCTGATGATTGAGTAA
- a CDS encoding response regulator transcription factor: MHKILLVEDDQVIRQQLGKLLSEWGFQVVLVEDFMEVLSLFVQSEPHLVLMDIGLPLFNGYHWCQEIRKISKVPIMFLSSRDQAMDIVMAINMGADDFVTKPFDQQVLLAKVQGLLRRSYEFGRDESLLEYAGVILNTKSMDVHVNGKAISLTKNEFQILRVLFEHAENIVARDDLMRELWNSDFFIDDNTLSVNVARLRKKLEEEGLIGFIETKKGIGYGLKHA, translated from the coding sequence ATGCACAAGATTTTACTAGTAGAAGATGACCAAGTTATTCGACAACAATTGGGAAAACTGCTCTCTGAGTGGGGATTTCAAGTCGTTTTGGTAGAAGACTTTATGGAAGTGCTGAGCTTATTTGTTCAGTCTGAGCCTCATCTGGTTCTCATGGATATCGGCTTGCCTCTCTTTAATGGCTATCACTGGTGCCAGGAGATTCGCAAGATTTCCAAAGTTCCTATTATGTTTCTGTCTTCAAGAGACCAGGCTATGGACATCGTGATGGCTATCAACATGGGAGCAGACGATTTTGTGACCAAGCCTTTTGACCAGCAGGTCCTTTTAGCCAAGGTACAAGGATTATTGCGTCGTTCCTATGAATTTGGAAGGGATGAGAGTCTTTTAGAATATGCAGGAGTTATCCTCAATACCAAGTCTATGGATGTGCATGTCAATGGCAAAGCTATCAGCCTAACCAAAAATGAATTTCAGATTTTACGAGTTTTATTTGAGCATGCAGAAAATATCGTAGCGCGTGATGATTTGATGCGGGAACTCTGGAACAGTGACTTTTTTATTGACGACAATACCTTATCTGTTAATGTCGCTCGCTTGCGCAAGAAACTGGAGGAAGAAGGTTTGATTGGTTTTATTGAAACCAAGAAAGGGATAGGGTATGGACTGAAACATGCTTGA
- a CDS encoding TetR/AcrR family transcriptional regulator yields MRLDKKQALKTVAYDVFSKKGYKATGISEIARQAGVAVGSFYNYYESKEAIFLDIYIDENNRVRQAMIDELDWEIDMVDLIGQLFSHSRTLVSSNKILAEWYNPAIADDLHSYYSSEEGKVANPFHQFLVKTFTNRMQTEGYSPEKIQDILQVYNLFYYMDMHITEKDFPDIGKTVEILATNFIKGVLK; encoded by the coding sequence ATCAGATTGGACAAAAAACAAGCTCTAAAAACAGTGGCTTATGACGTTTTTTCTAAAAAAGGTTACAAGGCAACAGGAATTTCAGAAATTGCAAGACAAGCTGGTGTTGCAGTAGGCTCTTTCTATAACTATTACGAGAGTAAAGAAGCCATTTTTCTAGACATCTATATAGATGAAAACAACCGTGTTCGCCAAGCTATGATCGACGAACTGGATTGGGAAATTGACATGGTCGACCTCATTGGTCAACTATTTTCTCATTCCAGAACTCTTGTTTCTTCCAATAAAATCCTTGCAGAATGGTACAATCCTGCCATCGCAGATGACTTGCACAGCTACTATTCCTCGGAAGAAGGCAAAGTCGCAAATCCTTTTCACCAGTTTCTAGTTAAAACTTTTACAAATCGTATGCAGACTGAAGGGTACTCGCCAGAAAAGATTCAAGATATTTTACAGGTTTATAATCTGTTTTACTATATGGATATGCATATCACGGAAAAAGATTTTCCAGATATTGGCAAAACTGTCGAAATACTTGCAACCAACTTCATTAAAGGAGTTCTAAAATAA
- a CDS encoding ferredoxin reductase has protein sequence MKRGKKMLIIILSTLGALCIITWGAIAYLGRSQTLSIKSIENPSGDLYLIHITKPSHQIWKAGAYAKFTLPDTSSAARKNEAKGEQTSRWLTIASTPDEDEILILTHNSGSHFKETLTHLPAGSEIEMSWLDSSLTVKDTNQPLVCFASDVGISSLRPLIKEWAGKCPIILNHFDKGVTIFDNEMKELAQKTPNFTYKTSDELSQSQEFLKRAIDEYGNQASYLITGQPDDVNEMKNFLKENGIDSKNIQVSSFRGLK, from the coding sequence ATGAAAAGAGGTAAAAAAATGCTTATTATCATTCTATCAACACTTGGAGCGCTATGTATTATAACTTGGGGCGCCATCGCTTATCTTGGACGAAGCCAGACATTATCGATAAAATCCATCGAAAACCCAAGCGGAGATCTATATTTAATTCATATCACAAAACCGAGTCATCAAATCTGGAAAGCTGGGGCTTATGCTAAGTTTACGCTCCCCGATACGTCGTCCGCTGCTAGGAAAAACGAAGCCAAGGGAGAGCAGACCAGTCGATGGCTAACCATTGCCTCTACACCTGATGAAGATGAAATCCTCATTTTAACGCATAATAGTGGTAGCCACTTTAAGGAAACCTTGACACATTTACCGGCTGGAAGTGAGATTGAGATGAGTTGGCTGGATTCCTCTTTGACTGTTAAAGATACGAATCAGCCACTAGTTTGCTTTGCATCTGATGTTGGTATTTCTTCTCTACGCCCCCTTATCAAAGAATGGGCTGGTAAATGTCCGATTATTCTCAACCATTTTGACAAAGGAGTTACTATTTTCGATAATGAGATGAAGGAACTGGCTCAAAAAACACCGAATTTTACTTATAAAACTAGCGATGAACTTTCTCAAAGTCAAGAATTTTTAAAACGTGCTATTGATGAATACGGCAATCAAGCCAGCTATCTCATCACAGGTCAGCCTGATGATGTAAATGAGATGAAGAATTTTTTAAAGGAAAATGGGATTGATAGCAAAAACATACAAGTAAGCTCGTTTAGAGGTTTGAAATAG
- a CDS encoding DUF2974 domain-containing protein encodes MANIFDYLKDVVFDSFYDLPVNELDVLALTELTYLAFDGVVTQKTQRLIDLAPQIPRETTMLTNKNRLQLLDQLSQHKRFKNCKLSDFINDIDPELQKQFAAMTYRITLDTYLLVFRGTDDSIIGWKEDFHMTYMKEIPAQKHALQYLQDFFAQHPNQKVVIAGHSKGGNLAFYAASQLDPVLQKNIVAVYTFDAPGLHKELTETAGYQNMMERTKVFVPQGSIIGMMLEIPDKKIVVRSTALGGLAQHDTFSWQVEDKHFVQLDETNSDSQQVDTTFKEWVETVPDTELQLYFDLFFGIILDAGISSINDLSSFKVIEHVHHLFVQAQSLTPEERETMGRLTQLLIDTRYQAWKNRE; translated from the coding sequence ATGGCCAATATTTTTGACTATCTTAAGGATGTAGTCTTCGATTCCTTTTATGACCTCCCCGTGAATGAGTTAGATGTTCTTGCCTTGACCGAATTAACCTACCTTGCTTTTGATGGTGTAGTCACCCAAAAAACCCAGCGCCTCATAGATCTAGCACCTCAAATCCCTAGAGAAACGACGATGTTGACCAATAAGAACCGCCTCCAGTTGTTGGATCAACTCTCTCAACACAAACGCTTTAAAAATTGCAAGCTCTCAGACTTTATCAACGATATCGATCCTGAATTGCAAAAACAGTTTGCGGCTATGACTTATCGTATCACTCTCGATACTTATTTGCTTGTTTTTCGTGGGACGGATGATAGCATCATCGGTTGGAAAGAAGATTTCCATATGACCTATATGAAGGAAATTCCAGCTCAAAAACACGCCCTTCAGTATTTACAGGACTTTTTTGCTCAACATCCTAACCAAAAGGTTGTCATAGCTGGACACTCAAAAGGGGGCAATCTAGCCTTCTATGCTGCTAGTCAGCTCGATCCAGTCTTACAAAAAAACATTGTCGCTGTCTATACTTTTGATGCTCCTGGACTTCACAAGGAACTAACCGAAACAGCTGGCTATCAAAACATGATGGAAAGAACGAAAGTATTTGTCCCACAAGGGTCTATCATCGGAATGATGTTGGAAATTCCGGACAAAAAAATCGTCGTTCGAAGCACCGCTCTAGGTGGCCTTGCTCAGCACGATACCTTTAGTTGGCAGGTTGAAGACAAACACTTTGTCCAACTGGACGAGACCAATAGTGACAGCCAGCAAGTCGATACTACCTTCAAGGAATGGGTTGAGACGGTCCCTGATACTGAACTGCAGCTCTACTTTGATCTCTTTTTTGGAATCATTCTCGATGCAGGCATCTCTTCTATCAACGACCTCTCTTCCTTCAAGGTCATTGAACACGTTCACCATCTCTTTGTCCAAGCTCAATCCCTCACTCCCGAAGAAAGAGAAACCATGGGACGACTAACCCAACTCTTGATTGACACCCGCTACCAAGCTTGGAAAAATCGAGAATAG